The following is a genomic window from Neosynechococcus sphagnicola sy1.
TGCTCAATTCGCCTCAATCCAATTGTTAGTGGCCTCGATCGCCTGAGTTTGGATGCGGTCAATTTACAGATTGCGTCGGTACAGGTGGGGGAGACGCCCTGTGCTTTTGACTACGATGGGGAACGCCTGCAGGTGCATCTCCCCCAACCCACCCAGGTCGGCCAGGTGATCCAACTGGCGATCGCCTATGGGGCTGACCATCCCCAGCGGGGCCTCTACTTTATTGCCCCAGATCAGTATTACCCTGACAAACCGATTCAGGTGTGGACCCAGGGGGAAGATGAGGACTCCCGTTTCTGGTTCCCCTGCTTTGACTATCCTGGACAACTGGCAACCTCGGAACTGCGGGTGCGGGTGCCCAGCCAATTAACCGCGATTTCCAACGGCGAGTTAGTCAGGGTTGAAACCGATGGTGATGACAAGATCTACCACTGGTTACAGCAGCAGGTGCATCCCACCTATCTCATGACCCTGGCGGTGGGAGACTTTGCCGAAATCTGTGATCAGTGGCATGGTAAACCCATCACCTACTACGTTGAGAAGGGTCAGGAAGAAAAAGCCCGTCTCAGCTTTAGCAAAACCCCGCGAATGGTGGAATTTTTCAGCTACCTCTACGGCTACCCCTATCCCTACCCGAAGTACGCCCAGGTGTGTGTGGATGACTTTATCTTTGGGGGCATGGAGAATACCTCCACGACGCTGCTCACCGATCGCTGCCTCCTGGATCAACGAGCCACCCTAGATAACCGCACGACCGAAAGCCTAGTCGCCCACGAACTAGCCCATCAATGGTTTGGCGATCTGGTGGTGATTAAGCACTGGTCCCATGCCTGGATTAAGGAAGGCATGGCCTCCTATGCTGAGGTGCTGTGGACGGAACAGGAATATGGCCTGGAGGCCGCCGCTTACTACCGCCTCAACGAAGCCCGTCATTACTTTGCCGAAGACAGCGATCGCTACCGCCGCCCCATGGTCACCCACGTCTACCGGGCAGCGATTGAACTCTATGACCGCCATCTCTATGAAAAAGGTGCTTGTGTCTATCACATGATCCGGGCGGAATTGGGCGACCCATTGTTCTGGCAGGCGATCGCAGCCTTTGTTAACCACCATGCCCATCAAACCGTTGAAACGGTGGATCTGTTGCGGGCGATTGAACAAACCACGGGACGCAATCTGTTATTTTTATTCGATCAGTATGTCTATCGCGGCGGGCACCCCGATTTCAAAGTTGCCTATGAGTGGGATGGGGAGAGCAATCTAGCGAAAATCACCGTGACTCAGACCCAGGCCAAATCGGGGAAACCAGAGGATTTATTTGACCTCAAAGTAGCGATCGCCGTTGGGTATCTTCAACCCGAGGCCCCGCCTCAGTTCCAGACGGTTCGAGTGCGGGTTCATGAGCCAGAGCAAAGTTTCTATATCCCCCTGCTGACGAAGCCCCAGTTCATTAGCTTTGACTACGGCAATCCCCTGCTGAAAACCGTGACCTTGGAGTACCCACTCCCGGAACTGAAAAACCAGTTACAGTTTGACCCCGACCCGCTGTCCCGCATCTATGCCGCCGAGGCACTGGCAAAAAAAGGCGGACTGGAAGCCGTGCAAGCCCTCTCCACTGCCCTCCGTCAAGAACACTTTTGGGGGGTGCGGGTGGAGGTAGCCCAACAACTGGCGAAGATTCGGCTGGATCAAGCCTTTGAAGGCTTGGTGGCGGGTCTCCAGGATGGTGATGCGCGGGTACGGAAGTCAGTTGTTGAAGCCCTGGCAACCTTTAAAACCCATGATTGCTACAAAGTCCTCAAACCCATTGTGGAAGCTGGGGATGCCAGTTACTATGTGGAAGCCGCCGCCGTCCGAGCCTTGGGGGGCATCGTGGCAGCCAATCTCGGCGAAAAGCCCAAAGAAGAGCGGGTGTTGAAGCTGTTAAAAAATGGTGCTCACGGAACGCGCTGGCTGGAATGAGGTGGTGCGGTCGGGAGCGATCGCCTCCCTGAGTCAAATGCGAACCTCAGAAGCGGCGCTGCAACTGATTCTCGATTATACCCCTCGCGGCATTCCCCAAGCCCTGCGACTGGCGGCCATTCGTGCCCTCGGCCCCGTTTCTCTGGGACAGTCCAGTACCAATCTCGAACGTATCCTGCAATGTCTCGGTGCCCTGACCCGGGAGACCTTCTTTCTCACCCAGGTGGCCGTTGTGGTGGCTCTGGGACAGATGGAAACCCCTAAAGCTATTCCCCTGCTGCGATCGCTGATGGAGCAGACCTCCGATGGGCGGGTGCGTCGTTTGGCGGAAGAAGCGATTCAAGGAGTGCAACAACAGGTCGGCGGCGATCGCACCTGGAAACAACTCCGGGAGGATCTCGATCAACTCAAGCAAGAAAACCAGCAACTCAAAAGTCGGATTGAAACCCTAGAAGCCAAAGCAAAACCTGATCAGGCTGATGCCTCAGCCTGAAATCCTCCGATCGTTGACACCCGATTTTGGGCATAGCCCTGCAATCTTTCTGTTGGCACTTGCAATGCTTCTGTATGAGTCCGCAACTTTCTGAATTGCTCCCCATTGCTTCTGGCGGCGGGTGCAGAGTTCAGGAAGCAATCCATCGCTTCCAGGGGCAAGCATTGGCTAGATCGGTTTCCAGATCCCAGTCATGGCAGCAGCAAACGGATCGGCGATCGCCTCAGGAATGCTACTGAGAAAAATCCGCTGCACCATCAAATTGGGGGCTGATCACCACCTTACCGTCTCGATTGATATAGCCCCACTGTTTACCCAAACGAACCGCTGCCAACCCCTTAGAAAACACCAGCGCCTCATCAAACTGGGGATTGATCAAATAGCGCCCCTCTGGATTCACATAGCCAAAGCGGTTACCAATCCGCACCAGGGCCAGTCCATCCAGGAAATTAGAGGCATCATCAAATTGCAAATTCACCGCATACTGTCCCTTGCGGTCAATATAGCCCCAGCGCTTCCCCACTTTCACCCGTGCCAATTCTTCATGGAAGCTATCGGCCTGATTAAATTCCGGGCGAATGACAAAATTGCCCGTGCGATCAATAAAGCCATAGCCCCCCCCGAGTTTCACCAGGGCAACCCCTTCGATAAAGTCGGCAGCCCCATCAAATGCGGGTTTGACAATGTACTCCCCGGTCATGGCAATGAACCCGTATTGGGTCCCATTCTTGACCCGAGCCAAGCCTTCAACAAAGTCAGCGGCATCATCAAACTGAGGACTGATGATCGTCTTTCCTGCCTTGTTGATGTAGCCCCACTGGCGCTGCTGAAATCTGACTGCTGCCAACCCCCCCTGAAAGTTACGCACCTCAGCAAACTGAGGATTGACCACGTACTGCCCCTGGGGATTCACATAACCCCAGCGATTGGCAATGCGTACCCGTGCCAAGCCATCGTAGAAAGCCAAGGCTTCATCAAACTGGGGGTTAATGACAAAGTTGCCCTTGGGGTCAATATAACCGTAAAGGGTGCCGACCTTTACCGCTGCCAAGCCTTCGGAAAAGCGATCAGCGGCATCAAATTGTGGCGGGATCGCCATGCGTCCCTTGGCATCCAGATAGCCGTAGCGCGTACTCACTTTCACCGCTGCCAAGCCTTCGACAAATGGCCCAGCTTCCAGAAACCGGGGGCTGGCTACATATTGACCCAGGGGGTCAATGTAGCCGTACTGTTCCCCGACCTTGATCGGTGCCAATCCACCAGGTACCTGAGCGCTTGAGCTGCCCAAGGGCAACACCGGGGACGGGTTGGGAGCCGTGGGGGAGATGTTTCTGTCCACCACGACGGGTTGCAATTCCTGTGCCTGTGTGGGTTGCATCCCCAACAGGCCGATCAATACGGTCAGTGAAATGTAGTTTCTTACCTGCATACCCCATGGAATCCTCTAGCTTGAGCGGCGATCACCGTTGGTCTGTTATTGTCTGTCAATGAATATCCTTTCGAGCCTGCACTAGGAGCAGTAAGCCCAACATCCCGCCAATCAGCAGTCCGAGTTTGCCCCAGTGTCCCAGGACGTTGACGTTAAAGGCAGCCCCTTGGTTGCGTTGAAAGCGACTGATCAATGCTTCGGCGGAGGCGATCGCCGTGCCCCGCTTTTCCTTCCAAGTACTAAACGTCTGCTGCCAGGTTTGAATCGCGGTTTGATAGGCATTGACTTTATTGGTATAGGTTTTCAGGTCATCTCGGTAGGTGGTGTTGAAGGGATTATCGGGTTGGGGCGGCGGATCTCCCGGTTCGGCGGGCTTCTTGGGTTCGGGTTGATCCACCACGGGATCATATTTATCCCGCACCCCTGGGAAGTTGCACTGGCGAAATAAATTGGCTCCCAAACATTGACAGCTTTGCTTCTGAGCTTCCGTCAGGGCTTTGCGCTGGGCTTCTGTTTTTTGCCAGCAGGGATCATGGGCAATGTCCCGTCCCATGCCTGTGATCGTCACCATCGATTCAAAGGCCCACCGCGTCACCGTCAGTTGACTAATGGTTTGACCCACCGCACCTACATCCCGCAGCGGTAAAATTGCTCCGGCAAAGGTGATTTGGGGAACTAGCACCAGGATCGTCAGCAGGGGAGCCATATTTTGATTCGGAGACAGTGCGGACACCAGCAGTCCCATCACCATTCCCCCCCAAGGTTGCGAGGAACAAGGTGATATAAAGGGCAAGGGTCGTCTCTCCACCGCCGGGAATTGCCACCGCTAATTCTTTGGTCAGCAAGAAAATCGCTGCCTGATAAACCGCCAGAATCACGGCAATCCAGATTTTGGAGAGAATATACGCCCCAATTTTTAACCCCACCATCCGTTCCCGGCGGTAGATTTCCGTCTCTTTAACAATTTCCCGCATGGTGCCGAGGCTTCCCACCATCGTGGCGATCAGCACCGCCACAAACATCATGGTCAGAGACTGCCCCGCATCGCCGCTGGTATTGTCAAATAAATGACGTTTCCACATTGCCAGATCCAGCAATCCCAGAATCGGGGCTAAGGCCAGCATCAACGCTAGACTGGCGCGATCTTGCATCAAAATCGTCAGGTTGCGGCGAGACAGGATCAGCAGCTGCCGCCAACTGGAAATGCCCTTCACCCCCGTCGGCAGTTGTTGAGCCGGACGGGCATGGTGTCCTGAATTAGAGGTCAGTTGCAGATGCTGTTGGCGCTCTCCCACATACTGCTGATACTGCTGAGATTGCCAGTAGCGCTGCTGCCACTGTTCCGGTGAGAGATCGGCTTCCACCCGCAGATAGATCTCGTCAAAGTCCTTGACATTAAAGTAGGTCAGAGCCTGATCGGGAGGGCCAAAGTAGGCAATGCGGCCACCCATGGTGAGAAAGACCACTAGGTTGCACATCATCACATTTTTGGTGGCATGGGTAATCAACAGGATGGTGCGCCCCTGGTCAGCTAGTTTTCGCAGCAGTCGCATCATCTGGACTTCGGTGCCGGGATCTAAACCGGAGGTGGCTTCATCGAGAAAGAAGAGGCTGGGCTTTGTCAGCAGTTCCACCCCCATCGACACCCGCTTGCGTTGCCCACCACTGAGGGTTTTTCACCAAAACATGCTGACGTTGGGTGAGTTCCAAATCTTCCAGTACCGTTTGGACACGCAGGCGACGCTCGGCGGCGGTTGTATCGGCGGGCAGGCGCAACTGAGCAGCGTAGTCTAGGGCCTGCACCACCGTCAGATCGCGATGGATAATATCGTCCTGGGGAACATACCCCAATTCCGTGCGATAGGCATTGAAGTTTTTATACAGGTCATTGTTATTGACCAGCACCGTGCCGCGAGAGGCTGGACGCAGACCATTTAAGGCATCCAGTAGGGTAGATTTTCCCGCACCGCTGACCCCGACAATGGCTACAAACTCTCGGGGCAAAATCGAGAGAGAGATATCATCCAACAGCACCACGCCCTTGTTGGTGGTTTTGGTCAGGTGCAGGGCATCAAGGCGCAGATTGCCCGCATCATTTTGCTGCACCAGGGTTTCATCGATATTGAAAACCAGGTTACAGGGGCCGACGCGAATCGTGTCACCTGGCAACAGCAGGCGATCGCCGACAATGGGCTTGCCATTGACAAAGGTGCCATTGGAAGACTCCAGATCTGTGATCCGCCAAGAGCCGTCCTGCAATTCAATGCGGGCATGGAACCGCGACACCATGGGATGGTCGATGACGGTATCGTTCCGGGGATCGCGCCCTAGGGTGAGGCTGGTGCGATCGCGCAGGGGCAGTGGTTCGAGATGGTCAGCGGCGATCGTCGGTAACACCACCTGGTAGGAGAGGGTGAGGTCGGTGCCAATTTGCACCACATCCCCATCAAGGAGGAATCGCCGGGAAACATACTGTCCCTGGAACAACAGGCCATTGCGACTGCCAAGGTCAATGATTTCGTAGCCCCCGTCGCAACGTTGGAGTTGAGCATGGCGCAGGGAAACGACGGGCAAATCGACAATGATGTCACAGCCTGGATCTCGGCCAATGACAAGCACCTCCTGTCTGAGAGGGAACTCCTGCACCCACTGGGGGGTCGTTACCTGAAGGACACAGGCAATCGGCGTCCCCGTGACAACGGTGCCAGGAAGCAAGGGTGACGGGTCGGAGTGAGTGTGCTGTTGAAAGTGCAGTTCCAAGTTCCCCATGCGAATGATGTCTCCATCCCTTAATGGCTCAGGCCGACGCGGTGACAATCGGACTTGATTCAGCCAAGTGCCCGCTGCACTGCCTAGGTCGGCGATCGCGTAATGGTCAACGTCCCAGGTAATTTGGGCGTGGTACTGCGACAGGGTAGGGTCAGACAATACCAGCCCATTATCTGACTCTTGACCGAGGGTGACAGGATTCTGTTCCAGTGAGAATTCCTGAATCACCGTCTGGTGATGATAAATCTTGAGGGTAGCAGCAGAAACCGGCATGATGGGGTGACAGGCAAGGGAAGGTGACCTGACCTTTACTATAGAGCTACCACTATCGGTCGTAGACTTTGTTGTTGACCCAGGAATTGTATCGCACCTGAAGGAGAAACTGACTCACGGGGGGGCAGTTTGGTCATTTCTGGCAGGGTGCCCACGTACTCCCTCACCCTTGGGACTGTGGATGGGAACAGGGTGCATTAGGCATCATCAGGATCTTCCCTGTTGTCTTGATCAAAAAAACCGCCAAAGGGACGGGAGTTCAATCCAGCCACCTTCAAGGGTTGGCATTGGGGGGGGCTGCCGTTAAGGGCGATAGCCGGAGGATAAAGCGTTGGGGGGTAGCGTAGAGTTCCGTGAGATATTCGCCGGGGGGGTACATTTACCCATGCAAAGCCTTGATGCTGCTCCTGCTGCTGATTTAGAGTCTCCCTGAGATATTCATCATCGGCTTCACCGCCACAGAAGATCAGGAGTTGCCCACAGGGGATATTTAATTTCCAGTTGAATGCTTTGATCCCAACCCTGGCTTCCTCTGGTGTCAGGTCACCAACCAGAATCAGGGCATCGTCGAGCATACAATCCCCCCCGAAACCCTAGGGGCAAGTACACCCCCTGCTGCATCAAGGCTTTGCGATCGGCTGTGTTGCCCCGGTAATGACCCCGGCAAAAACTCCTCAAAACTACAGCCCCCCAAACTGTGAGACAGGATCAGGTAACTAGGGCCGTCACAAAAGAAGGAGCTTTGATCTAAATCAAAACACAGGCGACTCATTGACTCTTCCATGGCAGGATTGTCAGTTAGGAAAGATATAGCACTGGTGAGGCAGCTCAGGACAGGATTCCAACGGTCAAATGCTAATACTGGGAGGCTGCCTGTGGTGCCATTGCCACAATACTTTGGACGATGGCTATATCATATCGACTTATCTTTCTCCTTTGAGACGCTAACCCATGACCGTGCGCACCAAGAGCCAAAGATTCAGCCCCGCAATCAGCAGTGCCACAAACCATGACAGTCGCTTCAGCCATAAGGGATTGACAAACTCCCCCATCAAGCGGCGATCGCTGGTAAATATCACTAAGGGAATCACTGCAAAGGAGAGCTGCAAGCTCAAAATCACTTGACTGAAAACCAGCAAACTGCCCGTACTTTGCTCACCAAAATAAACAATGGTAATCAACGCAGGGATGATAGCCAGCAGTCGGGTCGCCAGCCGCCGGCACCAGGGGGGCAATCGCAGTTGCAAAAAACCTTCCATGACAATCTGGCCTGCTAGGGTGGCGGTCAGGGTTGAGCTTTGCCCGGAGGCCAATAGAGCCAAACCAAAGATGGCACTGGCAGCACCGACT
Proteins encoded in this region:
- a CDS encoding M1 family metallopeptidase: MGHAHWDENNGHKSFVLPGAHPHYNPDRPGQVQHIYLDLALNIPQQRYQGNCSIRLNPIVSGLDRLSLDAVNLQIASVQVGETPCAFDYDGERLQVHLPQPTQVGQVIQLAIAYGADHPQRGLYFIAPDQYYPDKPIQVWTQGEDEDSRFWFPCFDYPGQLATSELRVRVPSQLTAISNGELVRVETDGDDKIYHWLQQQVHPTYLMTLAVGDFAEICDQWHGKPITYYVEKGQEEKARLSFSKTPRMVEFFSYLYGYPYPYPKYAQVCVDDFIFGGMENTSTTLLTDRCLLDQRATLDNRTTESLVAHELAHQWFGDLVVIKHWSHAWIKEGMASYAEVLWTEQEYGLEAAAYYRLNEARHYFAEDSDRYRRPMVTHVYRAAIELYDRHLYEKGACVYHMIRAELGDPLFWQAIAAFVNHHAHQTVETVDLLRAIEQTTGRNLLFLFDQYVYRGGHPDFKVAYEWDGESNLAKITVTQTQAKSGKPEDLFDLKVAIAVGYLQPEAPPQFQTVRVRVHEPEQSFYIPLLTKPQFISFDYGNPLLKTVTLEYPLPELKNQLQFDPDPLSRIYAAEALAKKGGLEAVQALSTALRQEHFWGVRVEVAQQLAKIRLDQAFEGLVAGLQDGDARVRKSVVEALATFKTHDCYKVLKPIVEAGDASYYVEAAAVRALGGIVAANLGEKPKEERVLKLLKNGAHGTRWLE
- a CDS encoding HEAT repeat domain-containing protein, which encodes MVLTERAGWNEVVRSGAIASLSQMRTSEAALQLILDYTPRGIPQALRLAAIRALGPVSLGQSSTNLERILQCLGALTRETFFLTQVAVVVALGQMETPKAIPLLRSLMEQTSDGRVRRLAEEAIQGVQQQVGGDRTWKQLREDLDQLKQENQQLKSRIETLEAKAKPDQADASA
- a CDS encoding WG repeat-containing protein yields the protein MQVRNYISLTVLIGLLGMQPTQAQELQPVVVDRNISPTAPNPSPVLPLGSSSAQVPGGLAPIKVGEQYGYIDPLGQYVASPRFLEAGPFVEGLAAVKVSTRYGYLDAKGRMAIPPQFDAADRFSEGLAAVKVGTLYGYIDPKGNFVINPQFDEALAFYDGLARVRIANRWGYVNPQGQYVVNPQFAEVRNFQGGLAAVRFQQRQWGYINKAGKTIISPQFDDAADFVEGLARVKNGTQYGFIAMTGEYIVKPAFDGAADFIEGVALVKLGGGYGFIDRTGNFVIRPEFNQADSFHEELARVKVGKRWGYIDRKGQYAVNLQFDDASNFLDGLALVRIGNRFGYVNPEGRYLINPQFDEALVFSKGLAAVRLGKQWGYINRDGKVVISPQFDGAADFSQ
- a CDS encoding ABC transporter permease — encoded protein: MELLTKPSLFFLDEATSGLDPGTEVQMMRLLRKLADQGRTILLITHATKNVMMCNLVVFLTMGGRIAYFGPPDQALTYFNVKDFDEIYLRVEADLSPEQWQQRYWQSQQYQQYVGERQQHLQLTSNSGHHARPAQQLPTGVKGISSWRQLLILSRRNLTILMQDRASLALMLALAPILGLLDLAMWKRHLFDNTSGDAGQSLTMMFVAVLIATMVGSLGTMREIVKETEIYRRERMVGLKIGAYILSKIWIAVILAVYQAAIFLLTKELAVAIPGGGETTLALYITLFLATLGGNGDGTAGVRTVSESKYGSPADDPGASSPNHLCRSNFTAAGCRCGGSNH
- a CDS encoding FHA domain-containing protein codes for the protein MPVSAATLKIYHHQTVIQEFSLEQNPVTLGQESDNGLVLSDPTLSQYHAQITWDVDHYAIADLGSAAGTWLNQVRLSPRRPEPLRDGDIIRMGNLELHFQQHTHSDPSPLLPGTVVTGTPIACVLQVTTPQWVQEFPLRQEVLVIGRDPGCDIIVDLPVVSLRHAQLQRCDGGYEIIDLGSRNGLLFQGQYVSRRFLLDGDVVQIGTDLTLSYQVVLPTIAADHLEPLPLRDRTSLTLGRDPRNDTVIDHPMVSRFHARIELQDGSWRITDLESSNGTFVNGKPIVGDRLLLPGDTIRVGPCNLVFNIDETLVQQNDAGNLRLDALHLTKTTNKGVVLLDDISLSILPREFVAIVGVSGAGKSTLLDALNGLRPASRGTVLVNNNDLYKNFNAYRTELGYVPQDDIIHRDLTVVQALDYAAQLRLPADTTAAERRLRVQTVLEDLELTQRQHVLVKNPQWWATQAGVDGGGTADKAQPLLSR